A region of the Roseiflexus sp. RS-1 genome:
CCGTGATGAGGTGGTAAGACTCGAATCTGATCTGCCGTACCCAGAGACCATTGCCCGCCCATCGAGTTTACCGGACGAAACATCCCGCTGTGAACGCGAAGGGCTTCCATACCGATTTGATAAGAAGGCGCTAAAGCCAGATTATAGCAAATATCCGCCTGGGGCGCGGGCACCCTTGCAGGGGTAGGCTTTTGGGGAAGCCCCTGCGTGCCATCTTCCGTTTCAGGCATCAGGACGCCCAACCTCCCCCTTCTCCCCGTGTGGGAGAAGGGGGCAGGGGTATCTCACAGGGGTAGGTTTTTGGGGAAGCCCCTGCGTGCCATCTTCCGTTTCAGGCATCAGGACGCCCAACCTCCCCCTTCTCCCCGTGTGGGAGAAGGGGGCAGGGGGGATGAGGGGCAAAAGGCGCGGGAATGCAGCAAACCGCGCATTGCTCCTCAGAACTCTGCCCTTGAGCGGCGCAGGCGTCTCGCCCGCATCCAGCCGGGTGCACAGACGCCGACGAGAGCGGGACGCTCTCGCTCCGTGGCAAACAGCGTAGGTGGCGCTGCGCCTCTCTCGCCACCCATCCATCTTCCACGATAATGCCCTCATTGATCTCCTGTGCTACACTGACATCATCAGCGATCATTGTGCTTTGACCAGACAGGGAGGACGCCTGTGCCAGCAGAGTATTCGACGCCAGAGTACGTGGATGTGATTCGTCGTGGGATCGTACCAGCGTTTGGTCCACCATCGCGCCCAAAGCGGGTGATTATCGTCGGTGCCGGGGTTGCCGGGCTGGTTGCTGGCTACGAACTGCTGCGCGCCGGGCATGATCCCCTGATCCTGGAGGCGCGCAACCGCGTCGGCGGGCGGATCTGCACCCTCCGCGAACCTTTCTCCAACGGATTGTACGGCGAAGCCGGGGCAATGCGCATTCCGCGTGCGCATACCCTGACGATGATGTATATCGACCGATTTGGCTTGCCGACCACCGATTTCATGATGGAAAGCGATCAGACCTGGGTGCATATCGGCGGGGTCAAACGTCGTCTGGCGGAGGTGCGGTCCAACCCCGATGCGCTCGGGTTCGAAACGGCGCCAGCGGAGAAAGGCAGACTCGCTGGCGACATCTGGGCGGAAACTATTCGTCCGCTGGTAGCGCAGATCGAGCGGGATGGGCAGGCGGGCTGGGATGCGATCTATGCAGAGTACGACGCATACTCGGTGCGCGAGTTCCTCGAACTCAAGGGGTGGTCGGAAGGACTGATCGAGATGTTCGGTCTGCTGAACAACCAGGAAGCGCTGATGAATTCCTCCTTCCTGGAACTCTTCCGCGAAGAAGCCGGCAACTACTACACCAATATGTGCCAGATCGTCGGTGGGATGGACCGCTTCGTCCATGCGTTCCTGCCGGAACTCGAAGGGCGCATTCGCTATGGCGCGCGTATGGTTGCGCTCGACCAGACGCCCGATCAGGCGATTGTCCATTACCAGACGATGGCAGGGCGCTTTCAGGCAGTGGGCGATGATGCCGTCATCACCGCGCCGTTCCCGGTGCTGCGGCACATCGAGGTGATCAAACCCTTCTCGCGCGCAAAACAGCGCGCTATCCGCCAGTTGCACTACGATGCCGCCGCCAAGATTTTCTTCCAGTGCCGTCGCCGCTTCTGGGAAACTGACGACGGAATCTATGGCGGCGGAACGGTGACGGATATGCCCATCCGCAATCTGTACTACACCGATTGGGGCAAAGAGACTGGACGCGGCGTGCTGCTCGCCAGTTATACCTGGTCGGAGGACGCGCAACGCTGGGGGTCGCTCACACCGCGCGACCGTATTGAGCAGGCGTTGGAGAATGTCGCCGTCATTCATCCGCAGATCACCACAGAGTTCGAGGTCGGCGCTTCGTATATGTGGCACGATGATGAGTTTGCCGGTGGCGCGTTCGCGCTCTTTGAACCAGGACAGCAGACATTGCTTCACGATGCGATTATCGAACCGGAGGGGCGCTTCCATTTTGCCGGTGAACATGCATCGCTGTACCATGCCTGGATCCAGGGGGCGATTGAGTCCGGCTTGCGCGCGGCGATTGCAGTGCACCGGGCGCCATAGGGAGATTCGTTATGACAACGGTCACACGCAACTCACCCTTGCTGCTGGTGCGTGAAACGGATGGCGTCACCATCGATCTTGCACCGTTGCAGGGTCTCTGGACAGTCGATCAGTATCTGAAACTGACCGATTATACGCGCTGTCTGGTGGAGTTTTCTCATGGCAACCTGGAGGTGCTGCCGATGCCTACACAACGCCACCAGATGATTCTGGCGTTTTTGTACCGCGTGTTCTTCGCGTTCCTGCAACCACGCGGCGGGTTGGTCCTCTTCGCGCCGCTCCGATTGCGAGTCAGTCCGGCAGCGTTCCGTGAGCCGGACCTGTTGCTCCTGTTGCACGCCGACGATCCGCGAGCACAAAACCGCTACTGGTCCGGCGCCGATCTGGTGCTGGACGTGGTGAGTGAGGACGATCCGGAATGTGATACGGTCGATAAGGTGCACGACTACGCTGGCGCAGGAATACCCGAATACTGGATTGTCAATCCACTGGACGAGACGATCACCGTTCTGTCGCTTGCTGGCGACGGCTACGAACCTCACGGCATCTTCCGGCGCGGCGATCAGGCGGATTCGGCGCTGCTCGAGGGCTTCAGTGTGAGTGTCGATGCAGTTTTTGATGCATCATAAATGGAACACCTCCAGAGTCGATGAAACCGGACATGCCCATCCTGGCAATTGACCTTGGCACCTCTGGTCCCAAAGTTGCGCTGGTGACGGTTGCGGGCGAGATTCTGGCGTGGGAGTTCGAGCCGGTGCGATTGACGCTGCTTCCGAACGGCGGCGCCGAGCAGCACGCAGAGGAGTGGTGGGAGGCGATCGGGCGGGCTGCGCGCCGTTTGACCGCCGCCACCGGCATCACCCGCGTTGCCGCCGTCAGTGCAACGGCACAGTGGTCGGGAACGGTCGCCGTCGGTGGCGACAATCAACCACTCGCCAGTGCAATCATCTGGATGGACTCGCGCGGTGCGCCGGATATCCGCACGCTGGTTGCCGGTCGTCCGACGATTGCGGGGTACGGCGCCGCAAAACTGATAACCTGGATACGTCTCACCGGCGGCGCGCCCGGTCTTGCCGGCAAGGACCCGCTGGCGCACATCCTGTACCTGCGCCGCGCCCATCCCGATGTGTACCGCGCAACCAGCGTCTTTCTCGAACCGAAGGATTATATCAACCTGCGCCTGACCGGGGTGCGCGCTGCGTCGTTCGACTCGATCACCCTTCACTGGTTGACCGACAATCGTGCAATTGATCGGGTGGATTATGCACCGCAACTGCTGGCGCTGACCGGCGTCGAACGGGCGAAGTTGCCCGACCTGCGACGCGCGATCGATATCCTCGGACCGCTGACTGCCGACGCCGCTATGCATCTCGGAATCGAACCGGGCGCGCCGGTCGCGGTTGGCTCATCGGATATTCATTCGGCGGCGGTGGGCGCTGGCGCAGTGCGCGACTACGATGCCAACCTGTACGTTGGCACCTCATCGTGGCTCGTCTGCCACGTGCCGTTCAAGCGCACCGACCTGATCCACAATATGGCATCGCTGCCGTCGGCAATTCCGGGAAAATATCTGCTCACCAACGAACAGGAGTGCGCCGGCGCGTGCATCACCTTCCTGCGCGACAATCTGCTCTTCCCCGATGATGAGTTCACAACGTCGCGTCCTGAGCGCTTTTATGACCTGCTGGATCGAATAGTGGAACGCGAAGCGCCCGGAAGCGGTGGCGTGATCTTCACCCCCTGGCTCTACGGCGAACGCACGCCGGTCGAAGATCACACGGTGCGCGGCGGGTTCCATAACCTGTCGCTGACAACCACACGCGCCCAAATGATGCGCGCCGTGATGGAAGGGGTCGCTTACAATATGCGCTGGCTGCGCGACGCAGTGCAGCGCTGCCTGCGACGTCCGCCTGGCGCGATCATCATCACCGGCGGCGGCGCACAGTCAGCCGTGTGGGGGCAGATCTTCGCCGATGTGCTGGGGCGCCCGATCCATCAGGCGTCCCACCCGATCCTGGCGAATGCGCGTGGAGCGGCGCTGATCGCAGCCGTTGCGATTGGACGACGTTCGTTCAGCGATATTGTCGCGCCGATCGCTGCCGTCCACCGTCCGCACCCTGAGTATACGCGCATCTACGACGAACTGTTTCGTGCGTTCATTCGGATCTATCGCCAGAATCGGGACATTTACGCCCGACTGAACCGGAGGTGATAT
Encoded here:
- a CDS encoding flavin monoamine oxidase family protein — its product is MPAEYSTPEYVDVIRRGIVPAFGPPSRPKRVIIVGAGVAGLVAGYELLRAGHDPLILEARNRVGGRICTLREPFSNGLYGEAGAMRIPRAHTLTMMYIDRFGLPTTDFMMESDQTWVHIGGVKRRLAEVRSNPDALGFETAPAEKGRLAGDIWAETIRPLVAQIERDGQAGWDAIYAEYDAYSVREFLELKGWSEGLIEMFGLLNNQEALMNSSFLELFREEAGNYYTNMCQIVGGMDRFVHAFLPELEGRIRYGARMVALDQTPDQAIVHYQTMAGRFQAVGDDAVITAPFPVLRHIEVIKPFSRAKQRAIRQLHYDAAAKIFFQCRRRFWETDDGIYGGGTVTDMPIRNLYYTDWGKETGRGVLLASYTWSEDAQRWGSLTPRDRIEQALENVAVIHPQITTEFEVGASYMWHDDEFAGGAFALFEPGQQTLLHDAIIEPEGRFHFAGEHASLYHAWIQGAIESGLRAAIAVHRAP
- a CDS encoding Uma2 family endonuclease, which codes for MTTVTRNSPLLLVRETDGVTIDLAPLQGLWTVDQYLKLTDYTRCLVEFSHGNLEVLPMPTQRHQMILAFLYRVFFAFLQPRGGLVLFAPLRLRVSPAAFREPDLLLLLHADDPRAQNRYWSGADLVLDVVSEDDPECDTVDKVHDYAGAGIPEYWIVNPLDETITVLSLAGDGYEPHGIFRRGDQADSALLEGFSVSVDAVFDAS
- a CDS encoding xylulokinase: MKPDMPILAIDLGTSGPKVALVTVAGEILAWEFEPVRLTLLPNGGAEQHAEEWWEAIGRAARRLTAATGITRVAAVSATAQWSGTVAVGGDNQPLASAIIWMDSRGAPDIRTLVAGRPTIAGYGAAKLITWIRLTGGAPGLAGKDPLAHILYLRRAHPDVYRATSVFLEPKDYINLRLTGVRAASFDSITLHWLTDNRAIDRVDYAPQLLALTGVERAKLPDLRRAIDILGPLTADAAMHLGIEPGAPVAVGSSDIHSAAVGAGAVRDYDANLYVGTSSWLVCHVPFKRTDLIHNMASLPSAIPGKYLLTNEQECAGACITFLRDNLLFPDDEFTTSRPERFYDLLDRIVEREAPGSGGVIFTPWLYGERTPVEDHTVRGGFHNLSLTTTRAQMMRAVMEGVAYNMRWLRDAVQRCLRRPPGAIIITGGGAQSAVWGQIFADVLGRPIHQASHPILANARGAALIAAVAIGRRSFSDIVAPIAAVHRPHPEYTRIYDELFRAFIRIYRQNRDIYARLNRR